The following are encoded in a window of Lynx canadensis isolate LIC74 chromosome B1, mLynCan4.pri.v2, whole genome shotgun sequence genomic DNA:
- the LOC115511586 gene encoding thymosin beta-4-like: MSGEPNMAEIEKFGKLKLKKTESQEKNPPLSKEMIGQEKQAGKS, encoded by the coding sequence ATGTCTGGCGAACCCAATATGGCTGAGATTGAGAAGTTCGGTAAattgaaattgaagaagacagagtCTCAAGAGAAAAATCCACCCCTTTCAAAAGAAATGATAGGACAGGAGAAGCAAGCAGGCAAATCATAG